GTGGAGTCGGACAGCACCATCCCGTCCATAACGAAGTTCCCGTCATGCACCGTTTCGCCAAAATCCCCGCCGTAGGCAAAAAACGCGGTGCCATCAGCGGTGCGGGTGCGGATTCCGTGGTCCCGCCATTCCCACACGAACCCGCCGTGCAGCCGCGGGTACCGGTCCACGAGGTCCTCGTACTGGTCCATGGCGCCGGGACCGTTGCCCATGGCGTGCACATACTCGCAGAGGATGAAGGGCTTGGTCCGCTGGCGCGCCGATTCCGCGGCGGTGCACCCGAGCAGCACGGCACCGGAGTCATCACTGCCAATCACGGCCGTCTCCGGAACGGAGGAGTACATGCGCGAATAGACATCCGTGTAGGCGCCGGCGTAATCGCCCTCGTAGTGCACCGGCCGTCCTGCGTCACGGGCGTGGGTCCAGGCCGCCGTTGCCGCCAGGTTCATGCCGGTGCCAGCCTCATTGCCCAGCGACCACATGACGACGCAGGGATGGTTCTTGTCCCGCTCCACAGTGCGTTCCATCCGGTCCAGATACGCGTCCCGCCAGGCGGGGTCATCACTGGGGTTGCCGGTCCAGCCATGCGCTTCAAACCCGTGGGTTTCCAGATCGTTCTCCAGGATGACCCAAAACCCGAGTTCATCTGCCAGTTCCAAGACCCGGGGATGCGGCGGATAGTGGCTGGTGCGGAACGCGTTGACGTTGAACTGCTTCATCATCAGCAGGTCGGCGCGGACAAAGTCCTCGTCAAACACGCGCCCCAGGTCCGGATTCGCCTCATGCCGGTTAACCCCGTGAAAGACAACCCGCTTCCCGTTCACCAGGAACCGGTCCCCGCTGATTTCCACGGTCCGGAAGCCAAGCCGCAGCGTCAGTGTTTCCGCGGCGTTCGAGACCACGGCGTCGTACAGCCGCGGCCGGTCCGCGGACCAGGGCTCCACCCGCGGCACGGTTACGGGCCCGACGTCCGAGGCAGACTCCCAGATGACCTCCAGTTCCAGTTCCGGCACCGAAAGGGTGACGGGAAAAGCGTCCTCACCCGCTCGAAGTTCGGGCACAATCTCTCCTGTCGCGGTTCCACGGTAGGGCGTCTGCAGCCAGACGTCGTTGATTCCGCCGGCGGGACGGGCCAGCAGCGTGACGTCGCGGAAAATCCCCGGCAGCCACCACTGGTCCTGGTCCTCGAGGTAGCTGGCGGCAGACCACTGGTGCACCCGCACCACCAGCAGGTTGCCGCCGGGCCGGATGGCGGCGGTGACATCGAATTCCTGGGCCAGTCGGCTGCCGGTACCGATGCCAATCTCGGTGCCGTTCAGCCACACCCGGTACATGGACTCCACCCCCTCAAAGCGCAGCACCACCGCCGCGGTATCTGCCCAGCTCTCCGGCAGTTCAAAGGTCCGCCGGTAGTCTCCGGTGGGGTTCTCGTCCGGCACAAACGGCGGCTCCACCGGGAAGGGATACTGCACGTTGGTGTAAATGGGCCGTCCGTGGCGTCCGTCCTCTAGCAGCACCCAATGGGACGGCACTTGAATGACGTCCCAGGACGAGTCGTCGCAGCTATCCAGTGCCACGCCGTCGGCCGCTTCGCCGTCCGGCAGCACACCGGCGCCGCCCGGTGTTCCCGGGGCGCCGGCCAGCAGCCGAAAGCGCCAGGGCCCGTTGAGGGACAGCTCGGGCGCATCCGAGCGCAGACGGGACCGGGCCGGCCGCCGCCGTCCCCTCCCCGGACTGCGGTCGGTGAGGTAGGAGGCCGTATCTGCCGCTGGGAAAGTCATGCCTTAACGGATCCTTCCGTAAGTCCGCCGCGCCAGAAGCGCTGCAGGACGATCATTGCCATGGCCAGCGGGATGACTGAAAGCAGCACACCCCCGGTGGTGAGTTCATAAAATTCGGGCAGCCGGTCCACCTGGCTCAGCCAGTTGTTCAGGCCCAGGGTGATCGGGAAGAGGCTGGTGTCGGAGAGCATGACCAGCGGCAGGAAGTAATTGTTCCAGATGCCCACCAGCTGGAACAGGAAGACCGTCACCAGGGCCGGAGTCAGCAGGCGCAGGCCGATGGTGTGAAAAATCCGCAGCTCACTGGCGCCGTCAATCCGGGCCGCCTCCAGCAGGGACCGGCTCATGGTTTCCTGCGCGTAAATCCGGCACAGGAACAGTCCGAACGGTGACACGAGCGATGGAAGCAGCACACTCCAGTAGGTGTTGGCGATCCCCATCTGGCTGAACAGCAGGAACAGCGGCAGCGCCGTGGCAGTGCCGGGCACCAGGACACCGCCCAGAATGGTGCCAAAGACCAGGTTTTTGCCTTTGAACTCGTACATGGCCAGCGCATATCCGCCGGCAGCGGCGAAGTAGGTGGCAATAAGTCCGCCGATCCCGGCATAAAGGACGGAATTCAGGAACCACCGGACAAACACGCCCCCGTCGTAGCTGAGCACCGCCCGCAGGTTCTCCCAGAGGGAAAACGTGGGAGCAAACCAGAATCCATTGGTGCCGAACAAATCCTCAGTGGATTTGGTGGATGCCACAACCACCCAGTAAACGGGCACCAGGAAATAGATGGCCACCAGCGCCAGGATGGACGTGACGATGATCTTTGACGCGCGGGTTGACCCGGAGGATTCCCGCGGGCGTAAGCGCTCAGCCGGGCGCCGTGGCGGAGCCGCGGGATTAGCCGCTTCGGCGTCGTCGGCGGCCGGGGCTGAGGGCGGGGGCGCTGTGCTGGTGCTCATGATGACTTCCTGTTCGTCAGCTTAAGGAAGGTAAACGAAAGAGCGAACGCGACGACGGCGATCAGCACGGCCTGCGCTGCGGCGACGTTGTAGTCGTTATAGGCGAAGGCCGTTGTGTAGGCGCTGAGGTTGGGCGTGTATTGGCTGTCGATGGCCGGTGATGCTGTCTTCAGGACCTGGGCCTCCGCGAAAAGCTGCAGGGTGCCGATGATGGAGAAAACCGTGGTCAGCAGCAGGGCCGGACGGATCAGCGGCAGCTGGATGCTGCGGGCCACCCGCCAGGTGGATGCACCATCAACGCGCGCCGCCTCGTACAGCTCCCCCGGAATCGCTTTAAGCTGGGCCACGATGATGAGCATGTTGTACCCGGTGTAGCTCCAGAGCACGATGTTCGCGATGGACCAGAGCACCGTGGACGGGCCCAGGAAGTCCGGTGTCAGCCCCACCAGGGCCGCGGCATCGAAAAGCGGACTCAACCCCGGAATGTACAGGAAGGACCAGAGGATGGTGGCGATGACGCCGGGAACTCCGTAGGGCAGGAAATACGCCGCACGGAAAAAGGACGGCCACTTTGCTGATGCCGATTCGAGCATCAGGGCCAGCGCCGTGCAGAGCAC
This genomic interval from Arthrobacter citreus contains the following:
- a CDS encoding glycoside hydrolase family 2 TIM barrel-domain containing protein, whose product is MTFPAADTASYLTDRSPGRGRRRPARSRLRSDAPELSLNGPWRFRLLAGAPGTPGGAGVLPDGEAADGVALDSCDDSSWDVIQVPSHWVLLEDGRHGRPIYTNVQYPFPVEPPFVPDENPTGDYRRTFELPESWADTAAVVLRFEGVESMYRVWLNGTEIGIGTGSRLAQEFDVTAAIRPGGNLLVVRVHQWSAASYLEDQDQWWLPGIFRDVTLLARPAGGINDVWLQTPYRGTATGEIVPELRAGEDAFPVTLSVPELELEVIWESASDVGPVTVPRVEPWSADRPRLYDAVVSNAAETLTLRLGFRTVEISGDRFLVNGKRVVFHGVNRHEANPDLGRVFDEDFVRADLLMMKQFNVNAFRTSHYPPHPRVLELADELGFWVILENDLETHGFEAHGWTGNPSDDPAWRDAYLDRMERTVERDKNHPCVVMWSLGNEAGTGMNLAATAAWTHARDAGRPVHYEGDYAGAYTDVYSRMYSSVPETAVIGSDDSGAVLLGCTAAESARQRTKPFILCEYVHAMGNGPGAMDQYEDLVDRYPRLHGGFVWEWRDHGIRTRTADGTAFFAYGGDFGETVHDGNFVMDGMVLSDSTPSPGLHEYKQIVAPIRMHLAAAEGKVTAAITNLRHSADASDVLFRWFAEQDGSRVESGEFDVVGASGGALAAGEAQIVSLPHIPAESGGELWLTVEAVLRAATAWAPAGHRLSAAQLDLSGPGAAVVSRGGAPRVAATGIPVGVGVGVGTGSGAAPAGNGPASRITLGPAEFRDGRLTALNGVPVDGPRLELFRAPTDNDLGASRGSYDAADPELNNGNGIPAPAVAETWKQAGLDRLMGRVEMVTSGPGWLRRRTRWAAAEQRSAVYLDEFWELTGCDVTLRLDMVPTAGWDVVWPRLGVRFDLPGTVDGASWFGAGPLPSYPDSRRAALVGRYSAGIDELTVDYARPQENGHRSDMRELLLREGPEARLLITALPDERGRRPGFTLARHTAQQLAGAAHPHELPPSNRSYLSLDAAQHGLGSRACGPDVWPDFILKAQARSLQLRIAAPQ
- a CDS encoding carbohydrate ABC transporter permease, coding for MSTSTAPPPSAPAADDAEAANPAAPPRRPAERLRPRESSGSTRASKIIVTSILALVAIYFLVPVYWVVVASTKSTEDLFGTNGFWFAPTFSLWENLRAVLSYDGGVFVRWFLNSVLYAGIGGLIATYFAAAGGYALAMYEFKGKNLVFGTILGGVLVPGTATALPLFLLFSQMGIANTYWSVLLPSLVSPFGLFLCRIYAQETMSRSLLEAARIDGASELRIFHTIGLRLLTPALVTVFLFQLVGIWNNYFLPLVMLSDTSLFPITLGLNNWLSQVDRLPEFYELTTGGVLLSVIPLAMAMIVLQRFWRGGLTEGSVKA
- a CDS encoding sugar ABC transporter permease, which encodes MSATIDPVRPADPAGRSGRAGRTGQTGKSPGPARPPSSRTKATARAPWILLAPFLALFVLTFVLPIIVAIGSSFTKVTRSGLFGESGITSGFAGFANYAQALEDGNFTASIGRMLLFGAVQVPVMIVLCTALALMLESASAKWPSFFRAAYFLPYGVPGVIATILWSFLYIPGLSPLFDAAALVGLTPDFLGPSTVLWSIANIVLWSYTGYNMLIIVAQLKAIPGELYEAARVDGASTWRVARSIQLPLIRPALLLTTVFSIIGTLQLFAEAQVLKTASPAIDSQYTPNLSAYTTAFAYNDYNVAAAQAVLIAVVAFALSFTFLKLTNRKSS